In Musa acuminata AAA Group cultivar baxijiao chromosome BXJ3-11, Cavendish_Baxijiao_AAA, whole genome shotgun sequence, one DNA window encodes the following:
- the LOC135652390 gene encoding phosphoribosylformylglycinamidine cyclo-ligase, chloroplastic/mitochondrial-like: MSANLGTAAEPILRSMAGRKVSSPVTNRASPMGRPLRLPPVARSRLIERLRISCSGVGSGSRGLTYKDAGVDIDAGSELVRRIAKLAPGIGGFGGLFPLGDSYLVAGTDGVGTKLKLAFETGIHDTIGIDLVAMSVNDIVTSGAKPLFFLDYFATSNLDVDLAEKVIKGIVDGCQQSDCVLLGGETAEMPDFYAKGEYDLSGFAVGIVKRDEVINGKDIEAGDVLIGLPSSGVHSNGFSLVRRVLAQSGLSLNDQLPNNNGKPIRLGKALMAPTIIYVKQVLDIISKGGVKGIAHITGGGFTDNIPRVFPSGLGAKIFTDSWEIPAVFKWLKEAGGVEDAEMRRTFNMGIGMVLVVRSDATARILSECQGSSGAYRIGEVIVGEGVEYV; this comes from the exons ATGAGTGCCAACTTGGGAACGGCGGCCGAGCCGATCCTCCGTAGCATGGCGGGGAGGAAGGTTTCGTCTCCGGTGACCAATCGCGCGAGCCCGATGGGGCGGCCTCTGCGGCTGCCGCCGGTGGCGAGGTCGAGGCTGATAGAGAGACTGAGGATTTCGTGCTCAGGTGTCGGATCCGGGAGCCGGGGTCTCACGTACAAGGACGCCGGCGTCGACATCGATGCCGGGTCCGAGTTGGTTCGCAGGATCGCAAAGCTGGCGCCCGGAATCGGAGGGTTTGGTGGCCTCTTCCCTTTGG GTGACTCATACCTTGTTGCTGGTACCGATGGTGTTGGTACCAAGCTGAAGCTCGCATTTGAAACTGGCATCCATGACACAATCGGGATTGATCTG GTGGCTATGAGCGTGAATGACATAGTTACCTCAGGAGCAAAACCATTGTTCTTCCTAGATTACTTTGCAACGAGTAATCTTGATGTTGATCTTGCTGAAAAG GTGATAAAGGGGATTGTTGATGGATGCCAACAATCTGATTGTGTTCTCTTAGGTGGCGAG ACAGCGGAGATGCCCGATTTTTATGCCAAGGGAGAATATGACTTGAGTGGGTTTGCTGTTGGCATTGTCAAAAGGGATGAGGTCATCAATGGGAAGGACATTGAGGCTGGAGATGTCCTCATTGGTCTTCCATCCAGTGGTGTGCACTCTAATGGCTTTTCCCTCGTGAGAAG GGTTTTGGCTCAAAGTGGCCTTTCTTTAAATGATCAGCTTCCAAATAACAATGGTAAACCCATTAGATTGGGTAAAGCTTTAATGGCACCCACCATCATCTATGTCAAGCAG GTGTTAGACATTATCAGCAAGGGGGGTGTAAAAGGAATAGCTCACATCACAGGTGGTGGTTTTACGGACAACATTCCAAGAGTATTTCCTTCAGGCCTTGGAGCTAAAATTTTTACAGATTCATGGGAAATTCCTGCTGTATTTAAATGGCTAAAAGAG GCGGGAGGAGTTGAGGATGCTGAGATGAGGCGAACATTTAATATGGGCATTGGGATGGTTCTTGTTGTaagaagcgatgcaaccgcccgaaTACTATCGGAATGCCAGGGTTCATCTGGAGCTTATCGCATTGGTGAGGTCATAGTGGGCGAAGGGGTCGAGTATGTATGA
- the LOC135653028 gene encoding putative pectinesterase/pectinesterase inhibitor 28, which translates to MTSGYGQVSNLNQPAQGNKKKLVLVAGSAIVLLAMVVAVAVGVSRRNNSSSSSSDAELTTTSKAIRAICHPTDYAEECQSSLAARAANVTDPKKLVELSFTSAMDSLREAFNHSSVLQEAAKDPRTSEALENCKELLDYAIDDLKNSVARFGGVDMAKMSDVVDDLKVWLSATITYQQTCLDGFDNTTGDAADNMSKALNSSSALTSNALAIIDGISSVLASFQLSSLGRRLLSDDEGERGEFPSWVSNDKRKLLALSTKDIKPDVTVAQDGSGKYKTITQALSAVPKKGNATFVIYIKEGVYKENVMVERSMTNVMMFGDGPTKTKITGSLNYVDGTSTFKTATLAVVGDGFIGKNLGVENTAGAAKHQAVALRVQSDKSVFYLCQMDGYQDTLYTHTKRQFYRECTISGTIDFLFGDAAVVFQNCLMLVRKPMANQQCIVTAQGRKDRHEATGIVLHNCTISADPTLSSASTTTVSYLGRPWKEYSRTIIMQSQIDGLINEDGWQPWVGDFGLKTCFYTEIGNRGPGAATAKRVTWKGYKKVDLTHAHKYTVQQFIQGKTWLPKTGVPFTPGLM; encoded by the exons ATGACCTCCGGCTATGGGCAGGTATCGAACCTCAACCAGCCTGCGCAGGGGAATAAGAAGAAGCTTGTCCTCGTCGCGGGCTCTGCGATAGTCCTCTTGGCCATGGTGGTCGCGGTGGCCGTCGGGGTCTCGCGACGCAATAATAGCAGCAGCTCATCTAGCGATGCCGAGCTCACAACCACGTCGAAGGCCATTCGGGCCATCTGCCATCCCACCGACTATGCGGAAGAATGCCAGAGCTCCCTCGCTGCCAGGGCGGCCAACGTTACCGATCCCAAGAAGCTCGTAGAGCTGTCGTTCACCTCGGCGATGGACAGCCTACGTGAAGCCTTCAACCACTCATCCGTCCTGCAGGAGGCCGCGAAAGACCCGAGGACGAGCGAAGCCCTCGAGAACTGCAAGGAGCTGCTCGATTACGCCATCGACGACCTCAAGAACTCGGTGGCCAGGTTCGGAGGGGTCGATATGGCGAAGATGAGCGACGTGGTCGACGACCTCAAGGTCTGGCTGAGCGCCACGATCACCTACCAGCAGACATGCCTCGACGGGTTCGATAACACCACGGGGGACGCTGCCGACAACATGAGCAAGGCGTTGAACAGCTCGTCCGCCCTGACGAGCAACGCTCTCGCAATCATCGATGGGATATCTTCCGTCCTGGCCTCTTTCCAGCTCTCCTCCCTCGGCAGGCGGCTGCTGTCGGATGACGAAGGGGAGCGCGGCGAGTTCCCCTCCTGGGTCAGCAACGACAAGCGGAAGCTTCTGGCGCTCTCAACGAAGGATATAAAGCCGGACGTGACGGTGGCTCAGGACGGGAGTGGAAAGTACAAGACCATCACCCAAGCTCTTAGCGCGGTGCCCAAGAAGGGCAATGCCACCTTCGTGATCTACATCAAGGAAGGCGTGTACAAGGAGAACGTGATGGTGGAGCGAAGCATGACCAATGTCATGATGTTCGGCGACGGCCCGACCAAgacgaagatcaccggaagcttaaACTACGTCGATGGCACGTCAACCTTCAAGACAGCAACCCTCG CGGTGGTCGGCGACGGGTTCATCGGCAAGAACCTGGGAGTGGAGAACACGGCGGGCGCGGCGAAGCACCAGGCGGTGGCCCTGCGGGTGCAGTCGGACAAGTCGGTCTTCTATCTGTGTCAGATGGACGGCTACCAGGACACGCTTTACACCCACACCAAGCGGCAGTTCTACAGGGAGTGCACCATCTCCGGCACCATCGACTTCCTGTTCGGCGACGCCGCCGTCGTGTTCCAGAACTGCCTGATGCTCGTGAGGAAGCCCATGGCAAACCAGCAGTGCATCGTCACCGCGCAGGGCCGCAAGGACCGGCACGAGGCAACCGGCATCGTCCTCCACAACTGCACCATCAGCGCGGACCCGACGCTCTCGTCGGCCAGCACCACGACAGTGAGCTACCTCGGCCGGCCGTGGAAGGAGTACTCGAGGACCATAATCATGCAATCGCAGATCGACGGCCTCATCAACGAGGACGGGTGGCAGCCATGGGTGGGGGACTTCGGCCTGAAAACCTGCTTCTACACCGAAATCGGCAACCGTGGCCCAGGGGCGGCGACGGCGAAGAGGGTGACATGGAAAGGGTACAAGAAGGTCGACCTGACGCACGCGCACAAGTACACAGTGCAGCAGTTCATCCAAGGGAAGACATGGCTTCCGAAAACCGGCGTTCCATTTACTCCTGGATTGATGTAG
- the LOC135653029 gene encoding uncharacterized protein LOC135653029 yields METSSAAATCGLGLSAKPLLFAATLSLSAVRSHPFRSAATSRALVHRTWRRTRRGPEGVGSSSDPPFGRGGDGGKGWNLGSGGDGASTPSSSLHPAFLLIYQVLCWIALSRCTHFALKKMAQLLVARRTTLPLKSPASAS; encoded by the coding sequence ATGGAGACGTCCTCGGCGGCCGCCACCTGCGGCCTCGGCTTATCCGCCAAGCCCCTCCTCTTCGCCGCCACCCTCTCCCTCTCCGCCGTCAGATCACACCCCTTTCGCTCCGCCGCCACATCCCGCGCTCTCGTCCACCGTACCTGGCGCCGCACCCGCCGCGGGCCCGAGGGCGTCGGCTCCTCTTCCGACCCTCCTTTCGGCCGCGGAGGCGACGGCGGAAAGGGCTGGAACCTCGGCAGCGGCGGCGACGGGGCCTCGACACCGTCTTCGTCGTTGCATCCGGCATTCCTTCTCATTTACCAGGTCCTCTGCTGGATTGCCCTTTCCAGATGCACCCACTTCGCTCTTAAGAAGATGGCGCAGCTTCTCGTGGCGAGGAGGACGACGCTACCTTTAAAGTCGCCAGCGTCGGCGAGCTGA
- the LOC135652731 gene encoding serine/threonine-protein phosphatase PP1-like isoform X2: protein MHFGDIHGQYLDLLKLFEKGGFPPHSTYLFLGDYVDRGKQSLETICLLLAYKVKYPDKIFLLRGNHEDAKINRVYGFYDECKRRFNVRLWKTFCDSFNYLPMAALIDKKILCMHGGLSPELNSLDQIRDIKRPTEIPDYGLLCDLLWSDPDPKIQGWGESDRGVSVTFGADKLAEFLDQHELDLICRGHQVVEDGYEFFANRRLVTLFSAPNYCGEFDNAGALLSIDKNLFCSFEILKPYDFMSTPGSSNALKTAPKKSETGKV from the exons ATGCACTTTG GTGATATACATGGACAATATCTTGACCTTCTGAAGTTGTTTGAAAAAGGTGGCTTTCCTCCTCATTCTACATATTTATTTCTTGGGGATTATGTGGATAGAGGCAAACAAAGCTTGGAGACGATATGTTTGCTTTTGGCATATAAAGTCAAGTACCCTGATAAAATCTTTCTACTACGTGGAAATCATGAAGATGCAAAAATAAACCGAGTTTATGGATTTTACGACGAATGTAAAAGGAGATTCAACGTTCGTCTCTGGAAGACATTCTGTGATAGTTTTAATTATTTACCAATGGCAGCATTAATTGATAAAAAGATATTGTGTATGCATGGGGGCCTTTCACCGGAGTTGAATAGCTTGGACCAAATCAGAGATATCAAAAGGCCCACTGAAATACCGGATTATGGTCTTCTTTGTGATTTGCTTTGGTCCGATCCTGATCCTAAGATTCAAGGATGGGGTGAGAGCGATCGCGGCGTTTCGGTTACATTTGGCGCTGATAAGCTTGCAGAGTTTTTGGACCAGCATGAGCTTGATCTCATATGCCGCGGTCACCAA GTAGTTGAGGATGGTTATGAATTTTTTGCAAATCGGCGATTGGTTACTTTATTTTCGGCACCAAACTACTGTGGAGAGTTTGATAATGCAGGTGCATTGTTGAGCATAGACAAAAACCTATTCTGTTCATTTGAGATATTGAAACCCTATGATTTCATGTCTACTCCAGGCAGCTCCAATGCATTAAAAACAGCACCTAAGAAG TCAGAAACTGGCAAAGTTTGA
- the LOC135652731 gene encoding serine/threonine-protein phosphatase PP1-like isoform X1 has translation MLMTKSSMGAMEGPVLDDVIHRLLEGRQGGRQVQLSESEIRQLCIEAKHVFRAQPNLLELHAPIKICGDIHGQYLDLLKLFEKGGFPPHSTYLFLGDYVDRGKQSLETICLLLAYKVKYPDKIFLLRGNHEDAKINRVYGFYDECKRRFNVRLWKTFCDSFNYLPMAALIDKKILCMHGGLSPELNSLDQIRDIKRPTEIPDYGLLCDLLWSDPDPKIQGWGESDRGVSVTFGADKLAEFLDQHELDLICRGHQVVEDGYEFFANRRLVTLFSAPNYCGEFDNAGALLSIDKNLFCSFEILKPYDFMSTPGSSNALKTAPKKSETGKV, from the exons ATGTTGATGACGAAGAGCTCGATGGGGGCCATGGAAGGGCCCGTGCTTGACGACGTGATCCACCGGCTGTTGGAAGGCAGGCAGGGCGGCCGCCAGGTCCAGCTCTCGGAGTCGGAGATCCGCCAGCTCTGCATCGAAGCCAAGCACGTCTTCCGCGCCCAGCCCAACCTCCTCGAACTCCACGCCCCCATCAAGATTTGCG GTGATATACATGGACAATATCTTGACCTTCTGAAGTTGTTTGAAAAAGGTGGCTTTCCTCCTCATTCTACATATTTATTTCTTGGGGATTATGTGGATAGAGGCAAACAAAGCTTGGAGACGATATGTTTGCTTTTGGCATATAAAGTCAAGTACCCTGATAAAATCTTTCTACTACGTGGAAATCATGAAGATGCAAAAATAAACCGAGTTTATGGATTTTACGACGAATGTAAAAGGAGATTCAACGTTCGTCTCTGGAAGACATTCTGTGATAGTTTTAATTATTTACCAATGGCAGCATTAATTGATAAAAAGATATTGTGTATGCATGGGGGCCTTTCACCGGAGTTGAATAGCTTGGACCAAATCAGAGATATCAAAAGGCCCACTGAAATACCGGATTATGGTCTTCTTTGTGATTTGCTTTGGTCCGATCCTGATCCTAAGATTCAAGGATGGGGTGAGAGCGATCGCGGCGTTTCGGTTACATTTGGCGCTGATAAGCTTGCAGAGTTTTTGGACCAGCATGAGCTTGATCTCATATGCCGCGGTCACCAA GTAGTTGAGGATGGTTATGAATTTTTTGCAAATCGGCGATTGGTTACTTTATTTTCGGCACCAAACTACTGTGGAGAGTTTGATAATGCAGGTGCATTGTTGAGCATAGACAAAAACCTATTCTGTTCATTTGAGATATTGAAACCCTATGATTTCATGTCTACTCCAGGCAGCTCCAATGCATTAAAAACAGCACCTAAGAAG TCAGAAACTGGCAAAGTTTGA
- the LOC135652447 gene encoding NADH dehydrogenase [ubiquinone] iron-sulfur protein 5-B-like, which yields MASGWGITGNKGRCYDFWIDFSECMSRCREPKDCALVREDYFECLHHAKEFRRRNRVYKEEQRQIRAAAQKAEEAEGGKESSHH from the exons aTGGCATCGGGCTGGGGGATAACGGGGAACAAGGGGCGATGCTACGACTTCTGGATCGACTTCAGCGAGTGCATGTCCCGCTGCCGGGAGCCCAAAGACTGCGCCCTCGTCCGCGAGGACTACTTCGAGTGCCTTCATCACGCCAAAGAG TTCCGACGTAGAAACCGTGTTTACAAGGAGGAGCAGCGTCAGATACGAGCAGCTGCACAGAAGGCAGAGGAAGCTGAAGGGGGCAAAGAGAGCAGTCACCATTAG
- the LOC135652541 gene encoding large ribosomal subunit protein eL22z-like, giving the protein MSRGGSAAAAAKGGKKKGSTFVIDCAKPVEDKIMDIASLEKFLQERIKVAGGKAGALGDAVTVTRDKSKITVTSEGPFSKRYLKYLTKKYLKKHNVRDWLRVIASNKDRTVYELRYFNIAENEGEEED; this is encoded by the exons ATGAGTCGCGGGGGaagcgcagcggcggcggcgaagGGGGGGAAGAAGAAGGGCTCGACCTTCGTGATCGACTGCGCGAAGCCGGTGGAGGACAAGATCATGGACATCGCCTCGCTGGAGAAGTTCCTCCAGGAGCGGATCAAGGTCGCTGGCGGCAAGGCCGGCGCCCTTGGCGACGCCGTGACCGTCACCCGGGACAAGAGCAAGATCACCGTCACCTCGGAGGGCCCGTTCTCCAAGCG GTACTTGAAATACTTGACAAAGAAGTACTTAAAGAAACACAATGTGCGGGATTGGTTGCGAGTTATTGCTTCAAACAAAGATCGCACTGTCTACGAACTCAGATACTTCAACATTGCTGAGAATGAAGGCGAGGAGGAAGATTAA
- the LOC135652123 gene encoding dormancy-associated protein homolog 3-like, whose amino-acid sequence MGLLDKLWDDTLAGPRPESGLGRLRKYSSFAFRPSSSSPLTAADKDEAATGGLGRPYGDEGSAEAAAAPRVTRSIMIKRPAGWASPGGGTPPSSPAGSTPPVSPFSGANRFRRKSMSDAQATKADAVAVESTSSSCPPFEL is encoded by the exons ATGGGGCTCCTCGACAAGCTCTGGGACGACACCCTCGCCGGCCCCCGCCCCGAGTCCGGGCTCGGCCGCCTCCGGAAGTACTCCTCCTTCGCCTTCCGcccgtcctcctcctcccctctcacCGCCGCCGACAAAG ATGAGGCGGCGACCGGTGGCCTGGGAAGGCCGTACGGCGACGAGGgttccgcggaggcggcggcggcgccgaGGGTAACGAGGAGCATCATGATAAAGAGGCCTGCCGGGTGGGCGTCGCCGGGGGGCGGGACGCCGCCGTCATCGCCGGCAGGCTCGACCCCGCCCGTCTCTCCCTTCTCCG GAGCGAACCGTTTTAGGAGGAAGTCGATGTCGGACGCGCAGGCAACGAAAGCGGACGCGGTCGCGGTGGAATCCACGAGCTCTTCTTGTCCTCCCTTCGAACTCTAA
- the LOC103972703 gene encoding leucine-rich repeat extensin-like protein 3, with the protein MEACLRSLLLLFLLFSSSLSSALALSSVEAALIARRQLLALSKNGDLPDDYEFDVKVDLSFPNARLRRAYIGLQAWRHALYSDPSNFTGNWVGADVCGYRGVFCAPALDDPKLTVVAGVDLNGADIAGYLPVELGLLTEVALFHINSNRFCGIIPKSFSRLVLLHELDVSNNRFVGPFPMVVVGLPSLRYLDLRFNDFEGALPPELFDKGLDAIFLNDNRFSSPIPDNFGNSTASVVVLANNKLGGCIPGSTGRMGATLNELVLLNNGLVGCLPSEVGELGNATVLDASWNSLTGDLPTSFAALSKVEDLDLSHNVLTGVVPEKLCRLPSLTNFTFSFNYFKGEAAECVPSAGSDVVFDDKGNCLEKRPGQKSAKTCYRVLSRPVDCSKDKCGSSPSSSTPSSATPTSPKSSPKPATPSPKPSTKPATPTSPKASPNPVTPPPQEPSPAPVVATPPKSSPKPPTPRPPAKSPPPPQHSESPVTPVHSPPPAPHSESPVTRVHSPPPPVSTPPPQAFASPPLAQSPSQPELRSPPPPVVLPPPPFYSPPPPVNSPPPPVHSSQPPPYSPPPPSGSSSQPPPSINSPPPPPVASSQTSRPPPPPHSESPVTRVHSPPPPPVSTPPPQSFASPPLAPSPSQPELRSPPPQVVIPPPPVSSPPPTVNSPPPPPSGSSSQPPPSINSPPPPPIASSQSSPPVHSPSSPVYSPPPPPTASSPSPAPSVASPPVPVASSPQLPTASSPSPAPLVAPPPPPVASSPPPPTASSPSPAPSVAPPPQPLASSPPPPTASSPSPAPSVASPPQPVASSPPTPTASSPSPAPWVASPPPPVASSPPPPTASSPSPAPSVASPPQPVASSPLPPTASSPSPAPSVASLPPPVASSPPPPTASSPSPAPSVASPPQPVASSPLPPTASSPSPAPSVASPPPPVASSPPPPVYSPPPPPVQTPSPPPTVQTPPPPTASSPSPSPSAASTPPPVASSPSPSPTVVSTPPPVASSPSPSPTVVSTPPPVASSPPPDVASTPPPTMHSPPPPVASPPVQTPPPPVASPPPPVQTPASAPGSSSPPLVSSPPPSTSYPPVVSPASLPEPETLPPVGGLSYASPPPPIYKGY; encoded by the coding sequence ATGGAGGCCTGCCTccgctctctcctcctcctcttccttctcttctcctcctccttgtcgTCCGCGTTAGCTCTCTCAAGCGTCGAAGCTGCCCTGATCGCCCGCCGCCAGCTCCTGGCATTGTCCAAGAACGGCGACCTCCCCGACGATTACGAGTTCGACGTCAAGGTCGACCTCAGCTTCCCCAACGCCCGCCTCCGCCGCGCCTACATCGGCCTCCAGGCCTGGCGGCACGCCTTATACTCCGACCCCTCCAACTTCACTGGCAACTGGGTCGGCGCCGACGTGTGCGGCTACCGTGGCGTGTTTTGCGCCCCGGCACTCGACGACCCGAAGCTCACCGTCGTCGCCGGCGTCGACCTGAACGGCGCCGACATCGCTGGCTACCTTCCCGTCGAGCTCGGCCTCCTTACCGAGGTCGCGCTCTTCCATATCAATTCCAACCGCTTCTGCGGCATCATCCCCAAGAGCTTCTCCCGGCTCGTGCTCCTCCACGAGCTCGACGTCAGCAACAACCGCTTCGTCGGGCCGTTTCCGATGGTCGTCGTCGGCCTACCATCTTTAAGGTACCTCGACCTCCGGTTCAATGACTTCGAGGGCGCCCTCCCGCCGGAGCTCTTCGACAAGGGCCTCGACGCCATCTTCCTCAACGACAACCGTTTCAGCTCTCCCATCCCCGACAACTTCGGCAACTCCACGGCGTCGGTGGTGGTTCTGGCCAACAACAAGCTCGGCGGCTGCATTCCCGGTAGCACCGGAAGGATGGGAGCCACCCTGAACGAACTCGTACTGTTGAACAACGGGCTCGTCGGTTGCTTGCCGTCCGAGGTGGGGGAGTTGGGCAACGCGACGGTGTTGGATGCGAGCTGGAACTCGCTCACCGGCGATCTCCCGACGAGCTTTGCGGCGTTGAGCAAGGTGGAGGACCTGGACTTGTCGCATAACGTCCTCACAGGAGTGGTACCGGAGAAGCTCTGTCGCTTGCCGAGCCTCACCAACTTCACGTTCTCCTTCAACTACTTCAAGGGCGAAGCCGCCGAGTGCGTGCCCTCGGCCGGGTCTGATGTCGTTTTCGACGACAAGGGCAATTGCCTTGAGAAGCGGCCCGGGCAGAAGTCGGCGAAGACCTGTTATCGGGTGTTGAGTCGCCCTGTGGACTGCAGCAAAGATAAATGTGGGTCTTCTCCGAGCTCTTCCACTCCCTCTTCGGCGACACCGACATCTCCGAAGTCTTCACCTAAGCCGGCTACGCCGTCTCCGAAACCTTCAACAAAGCCGGCGACGCCAACATCTCCGAAGGCATCACCTAACCCGGTGACACCGCCACCTCAGGAGCCATCGCCTGCGCCGGTGGTAGCAACCCCTCCAAAATCATCACCGAAGCCTCCAACGCCCAGGCCACCGGCGAAGTCACCGCCGCCACCTCAGCATTCCGAGTCGCCAGTGACACCGGTGCACTCACCGCCACCAGCTCCGCATTCCGAGTCACCCGTGACACGAGTGCATTCTCCTCCTCCACCTGTAAGCACACCACCGCCACAGGCATTCGCCTCTCCGCCTCTTGCTCAGTCGCCATCCCAACCAGAGCTCCGCTCTCCACCTCCACCAGTAGTATTACCACCTCCACCGTtctattctccacctcctccagtCAACTCACCACCACCTCCAGTTCATTCATCACAACCTCCACCCTACTCACCACCCCCACCATCTGGATCATCATCTCAACCCCCACCTTCAATCaattcaccaccaccaccacccgtaGCATCATCCCAAACATCACGACCACCACCACCTCCCCATTCCGAGTCACCCGTGACACGAGTGCattctcctccaccaccacctgtAAGCACACCCCCGCCTCAGTCATTCGCCTCTCCGCCTCTTGCTCCGTCGCCATCCCAACCAGAGCTCCGATCTCCACCTCCACAAGTAGTAATACCACCTCCACCGGTTTCTTCTCCACCTCCTACAGTCAACTCACCACCACCCCCACCGTCTGGATCATCATCTCAACCACCACCTTCAATCaattcaccaccaccaccacccatagCGTCATCTCAATCATCACCACCAGTGCACTCTCCTTCAtcccctgtatactcaccaccaccaccacccacagCATCATCCCCATCACCAGCTCCGTCGGTAGCATCACCTCCAGTGCCCGTGGCATCATCTCCACAACTACCCACAGCATCATCCCCATCACCAGCTCCGTTGGTAGCACCACCTCCACCGCCCGtggcatcatctccaccaccacccacAGCATCATCCCCATCACCGGCTCCGTCGGTAGCGCCACCTCCACAGCCCTtggcatcatctccaccaccacccacAGCATCATCCCCATCACCAGCTCCGTCGGTAGCATCACCTCCACAGCCCGTGGCATCATCTCCACCAACCCCCACAGCATCATCCCCATCACCGGCTCCGTGGGTAGCATCACCTCCACCGCCCGtggcatcatctccaccaccacccacAGCATCATCCCCGTCACCGGCTCCGTCGGTAGCATCACCTCCACAGCCCGTGGCATCATCTCCACTACCACCCACAGCATCATCCCCATCACCAGCTCCGTCGGTAGCATCACTTCCACCGCCCGtggcatcatctccaccaccacccacAGCATCATCCCCGTCACCGGCTCCGTCGGTAGCATCACCTCCACAGCCCGTGGCATCATCTCCACTACCACCCACAGCATCATCCCCATCACCAGCTCCGTCGGTAGCATCACCTCCACCGCCCGTGGCATCATCCCCACCACCACCTGTGTactcaccaccgccaccaccagtgCAAACACCATCACCACCGCCTACGGTGCAAACACCACCACCGCCCACAGCATCATCCCCATCACCATCTCCATCGGCAGCATCAACTCCACCGCCCGTGGCATCATCCCCATCACCATCCCCAACGGTAGTGTCAACTCCACCGCCCGTGGCATCATCCCCATCACCATCTCCAACGGTAGTATCAACTCCACCGCCCGtggcatcatctccaccaccggacGTAGCATCAACCCCACCACCGACAATGCACTCTCCACCACCGCCGGTGGCATCACCACCAGTGCAAACACCTCCACCACCCGTAGCATCGCCACCGCCACCAGTGCAAACACCAGCATCGGCCCCGGGATCTTCATCCCCTCCTCTTGTCTCCTCTCCGCCACCATCGACTTCATATCCTCCGGTCGTCTCCCCTGCTTCACTTCCTGAGCCCGAGACGTTACCGCCGGTCGGCGGATTGAGCTACGCATCTCCACCTCCACCCATCTACAAAGGCTATTAA
- the LOC103972409 gene encoding protein RALF-like 33 — translation MMMRPTQSSLLSVALLLLLLAAAAAASGGGGGGEVPLAWIPSLSGCRGTVAECLAGEQFDLGAEVTRRMLATSNYVSYDALKRDTVPCSSRGASYYNCRPGAQANPYSRSCSSIAQCRG, via the coding sequence ATGATGATGAGGCCGACGCAAAGCTCCCTCCTTTCggtcgccctcctcctcctcctccttgccgCCGCAGCGGCCgccagtggaggaggaggagggggcgaGGTCCCGCTCGCCTGGATCCCCTCCCTCTCCGGGTGCCGCGGCACCGTCGCGGAGTGCCTCGCCGGCGAGCAGTTCGACCTCGGAGCCGAGGTGACCCGCCGGATGCTCGCCACCTCCAACTACGTCAGTTACGACGCCCTCAAGCGCGACACCGTCCCCTGCTCCAGCCGCGGCGCCTCTTACTACAACTGCCGCCCCGGCGCCCAGGCCAACCCCTACTCCCGCAGCTGTTCCTCCATCGCCCAGTGCCGCGGTTGA